One Defluviimonas aquaemixtae DNA window includes the following coding sequences:
- a CDS encoding acyl-homoserine-lactone synthase: MLRFLAGEELRHYPRLRDTMFTDRARQFRERLGWAVNVDHNGWERDDYDTLNPTYVIWQLPDGSHGGSMRFLPTTGRTMVNEHFSNLSAGRRFSHPRVWECTRFCLADHAAPNVSALLMLGGAQLGVGLGLARAVGVFDARMVRIYRLLGWEPAVLGTEGKGAEAISLGLWEFSEEVRRRLARKSGISPEVAQLWFDRAFGHRKDLPAAG, translated from the coding sequence ATGCTACGATTCCTCGCCGGCGAAGAACTTCGCCACTATCCCCGGCTTCGCGACACGATGTTTACCGACCGCGCCCGGCAGTTCCGCGAACGGTTGGGCTGGGCCGTGAATGTCGACCACAACGGCTGGGAGCGCGACGACTACGACACGCTTAACCCGACCTACGTGATCTGGCAGTTGCCGGACGGAAGCCATGGCGGCTCCATGCGCTTTCTGCCGACGACCGGACGTACCATGGTCAACGAACACTTCTCGAACCTCAGCGCCGGGCGCAGGTTCTCCCACCCCAGGGTCTGGGAATGCACCCGCTTCTGCCTCGCCGATCACGCCGCCCCAAACGTGTCGGCGCTTCTGATGCTTGGCGGCGCGCAGCTCGGTGTCGGGCTCGGCCTCGCGCGCGCGGTCGGCGTCTTCGACGCGCGCATGGTGCGCATCTACCGCCTCCTCGGATGGGAACCTGCGGTCCTCGGAACCGAGGGCAAGGGCGCCGAGGCGATCAGCCTCGGGCTTTGGGAGTTTTCCGAGGAGGTGCGCCGCAGGCTCGCCCGCAAGTCCGGCATCTCCCCCGAGGTCGCGCAGCTCTGGTTTGATCGCGCGTTCGGTCATCGCAAGGACCTGCCCGCGGCCGGATAA
- a CDS encoding ABC transporter permease encodes MDFATLLQILDSTLRLATPLLLACLAGLFSERSGIFDIGLEGKMLMAAMCTGAVAALTGSVWLGALAGIGGALVLAMVHGVASITFRGNQLISGVALNFVASGITVLVAQSLFRQGGRTPPLSGSARFNPIELPLADTLSGVPILGPLYSDVLSGHTALVYVALLTVPVTWWVLFRTRFGLRLRAVGENPASVDTAGISVIRLRYTAVVITGVLCGLAGAYMAAGLQAGFGREMTAGRGYIALAALIFAKWRPWYALYATLLFGFLQALALRPDVIRGTIGFDVPVPALDALPYVLTVIVLAGFVGRAIPPRAGGEPYVKER; translated from the coding sequence ATGGATTTCGCGACGCTCCTTCAGATCCTCGACTCGACCCTGCGACTGGCGACGCCGCTTCTGCTCGCATGTCTCGCGGGGCTCTTTTCCGAGCGGTCGGGCATCTTCGACATCGGGCTTGAAGGCAAGATGCTGATGGCCGCGATGTGCACTGGCGCAGTGGCCGCGCTGACTGGGTCGGTCTGGCTTGGTGCGCTGGCCGGGATCGGCGGCGCGCTGGTCCTCGCAATGGTGCACGGGGTCGCCTCGATCACGTTCCGCGGTAACCAGCTGATCTCGGGTGTCGCGCTCAACTTCGTGGCCTCGGGCATCACGGTCCTCGTGGCACAGTCGCTGTTCCGGCAAGGCGGGCGGACACCTCCCTTGAGCGGGTCCGCGCGGTTCAACCCGATCGAGCTGCCGCTGGCTGATACGCTGTCGGGCGTGCCCATTCTGGGTCCACTCTATTCCGATGTCCTGTCAGGCCACACCGCGCTCGTCTATGTGGCACTTCTGACCGTGCCGGTGACGTGGTGGGTGCTGTTCCGCACGCGGTTCGGCCTCAGGCTGCGCGCCGTCGGCGAAAACCCGGCCTCGGTCGACACGGCCGGAATTTCCGTCATCCGGCTGCGCTACACGGCGGTGGTGATCACGGGCGTGCTCTGCGGGCTCGCGGGGGCCTACATGGCGGCGGGGCTTCAAGCGGGCTTCGGGCGCGAGATGACGGCCGGCCGCGGCTATATCGCGCTTGCCGCGCTCATCTTCGCAAAGTGGCGGCCGTGGTACGCGCTTTACGCAACGCTGCTTTTCGGTTTTCTCCAGGCGCTCGCCCTCAGGCCGGACGTGATCCGGGGAACGATCGGGTTCGACGTGCCTGTGCCCGCGCTCGACGCTCTGCCCTACGTGCTGACTGTGATCGTGCTCGCGGGATTTGTCGGACGCGCGATCCCGCCCCGTGCGGGCGGCGAGCCCTACGTCAAGGAACGCTGA
- a CDS encoding Lrp/AsnC family transcriptional regulator, whose protein sequence is MRCVFVQFRCQPGKTYNVANDIYDREVVSELYSTSGEYDLIAKIYIPEDADVGHWLTEKLFDIPGISRTLTTMTFRAF, encoded by the coding sequence ATGCGCTGCGTATTCGTCCAGTTCCGCTGCCAGCCCGGCAAGACCTACAACGTGGCCAATGATATCTACGACCGCGAGGTCGTGTCAGAGCTTTACTCGACCTCGGGCGAGTACGACCTCATCGCCAAGATCTACATCCCCGAGGACGCGGATGTCGGCCACTGGCTTACTGAGAAGCTGTTCGACATTCCGGGCATCAGCCGCACGCTCACAACCATGACCTTCAGGGCGTTCTGA
- a CDS encoding LysE family translocator: MGEYLPQLMLAWSIQVTGILSPGPSVALILAVATSHGRLPAVTTAFGVACGSIILAGATVIGISALFAEVAELMTVVRLIGAGYLLWLAWHAFARAARPSELSVAASISRRSPWRTALAGFFLQVSNPKAILFWLAIAALGGAGDAPWPVLALFVAGAFVNSFLGHAAWALFLSSGPFRRAYFRARRGIEAALGAFFAFAAFNLAMGRS; this comes from the coding sequence ATGGGCGAGTATCTTCCGCAACTGATGCTCGCCTGGTCGATCCAGGTCACAGGCATATTGTCCCCGGGACCGAGCGTCGCGCTGATCCTTGCCGTCGCGACGAGCCACGGGCGTTTGCCTGCGGTGACGACGGCTTTCGGCGTGGCCTGCGGCTCCATCATCCTTGCGGGCGCGACCGTCATCGGCATCTCGGCGCTTTTTGCCGAGGTCGCCGAACTGATGACCGTCGTGCGGCTGATCGGGGCGGGCTACCTGCTGTGGCTGGCCTGGCACGCATTCGCGCGGGCCGCGCGGCCCTCGGAACTGTCCGTCGCCGCCTCCATATCGCGGCGAAGCCCATGGCGGACCGCGCTCGCGGGTTTCTTCCTGCAGGTGTCGAACCCCAAGGCGATACTGTTCTGGCTCGCGATCGCCGCCCTCGGCGGCGCGGGCGACGCGCCCTGGCCGGTGCTGGCGCTGTTCGTCGCGGGAGCCTTCGTGAACTCTTTCCTCGGCCACGCGGCCTGGGCGCTGTTCCTATCGTCGGGCCCGTTCCGGCGCGCCTATTTCCGTGCCCGGCGCGGGATCGAGGCGGCGCTTGGCGCCTTCTTCGCCTTCGCGGCGTTCAATCTCGCGATGGGAAGGAGCTGA
- a CDS encoding AAA family ATPase: protein MAVPALSFSDDQAEAWDRVADLLHGAGIDLVEGETRPDAPGKAQVLAVVGKAGSGKTMLLAALTKALAEAGVDTISGDYEGRRRKDRRTLAILAPTNKAASVLRNRGVPATTIHRILYTPVYDPEYEKIAEWLNGNGERPVVEGLTDAALDRAKAFYDQVKSIPGALATAGLRGSDFILGWKRREDPLDIGFVDESSMLDERQLEDLREIFPTLVLFGDPAQLAPVGQSGEMVFDGLSESRKLNLHRIHRQEEDNPILDLAHALADPDLTFESFERMVAEAAKRDDRIRWAERVDAGLMARSPVLVWRNQTRIRLIQAFRAAYEAPMDALLPGEPLICDGFELPLKHRKKRIDLEARGLIKGAQVIYLGPGKKPGFSRLHVVGAEDPQVSAASIIKIELPDEEEPFIPFAARMGAAFLHGAAVTIHKAQGSQWPDVQVFAPDLFVAARTGRMEAGIPLWKRLAYVAITRAETRLHWVVRNRLARPTEPLTTDDLVAPAAALTLASTEEA from the coding sequence ATGGCGGTGCCAGCGCTTTCCTTTTCCGACGATCAGGCCGAAGCCTGGGACCGCGTCGCCGACCTCCTGCATGGCGCGGGAATCGATCTTGTCGAGGGCGAGACGAGACCCGACGCCCCCGGCAAGGCGCAGGTCCTCGCCGTCGTTGGCAAGGCGGGTTCGGGCAAGACGATGCTCCTGGCCGCGCTGACGAAGGCGCTGGCCGAAGCAGGGGTCGACACGATCTCGGGCGACTACGAAGGCCGCAGGCGCAAGGACCGGCGCACGCTCGCGATCCTCGCGCCGACCAACAAGGCGGCGAGCGTGCTGAGGAACCGTGGCGTGCCCGCGACGACGATCCACCGCATCCTCTACACACCGGTCTACGATCCCGAATACGAGAAGATCGCCGAATGGCTGAACGGAAACGGCGAGCGGCCGGTGGTCGAGGGGCTTACCGATGCCGCGCTCGACCGCGCGAAGGCCTTCTACGATCAGGTGAAATCGATCCCGGGCGCGCTGGCCACAGCCGGTCTCAGAGGCTCCGACTTCATCCTCGGCTGGAAACGGCGCGAAGACCCGCTTGACATCGGCTTCGTCGACGAATCCTCGATGCTCGACGAACGTCAGCTCGAAGATTTGCGCGAGATCTTCCCCACGCTTGTCCTCTTCGGCGACCCCGCGCAGCTCGCCCCCGTCGGCCAGTCGGGCGAGATGGTCTTCGACGGGCTTTCGGAAAGCCGCAAGCTGAACCTTCATCGCATCCACCGCCAGGAGGAGGATAACCCGATCCTCGACCTTGCCCACGCGCTCGCCGATCCCGACCTCACATTCGAGAGCTTCGAACGCATGGTAGCCGAGGCAGCGAAGCGCGACGACCGCATCCGCTGGGCCGAACGCGTCGATGCCGGCCTGATGGCGCGCTCGCCCGTTCTCGTCTGGCGCAACCAGACGCGCATCCGCCTGATCCAAGCCTTCCGTGCCGCCTACGAGGCGCCCATGGATGCGCTCTTACCGGGTGAGCCCCTGATCTGCGACGGCTTCGAGCTGCCTTTGAAACACCGCAAGAAGCGCATCGACCTCGAAGCGCGCGGCCTCATCAAGGGCGCGCAGGTGATCTATCTAGGCCCCGGCAAGAAGCCCGGATTTTCGCGGCTTCACGTCGTTGGGGCCGAAGACCCGCAGGTTTCGGCCGCTTCCATCATCAAGATCGAACTGCCGGACGAGGAGGAGCCGTTCATTCCCTTCGCCGCGCGCATGGGGGCGGCCTTCCTGCACGGGGCGGCCGTCACCATTCACAAGGCGCAAGGCTCGCAGTGGCCCGATGTTCAGGTCTTCGCGCCCGACCTCTTCGTCGCCGCGCGGACAGGCCGGATGGAGGCGGGCATCCCCTTGTGGAAGCGGCTGGCCTATGTCGCAATCACGCGGGCCGAGACGCGGCTGCACTGGGTTGTCCGCAACCGCCTCGCCCGGCCGACCGAACCTTTGACGACGGACGATCTTGTTGCGCCCGCGGCGGCGCTCACGCTTGCTTCGACAGAAGAGGCGTAA
- a CDS encoding TIGR02186 family protein, translated as MRVWLGLFAMLAVLALPVGAASVGSETVVAGMNQNRIAITANFDGSEILIFGAVKREAPAPDDAALGVIITVSGPSKPLVVRRKEKRFGIWVNVHAVEIDLAPSFYAVATSAPWNEVISDIEDLRYRISVPRAIRSVGAPMEVQDAMAFTNALIRIRRANGLYTLQEGAIDVSQDTLFNTSISLPANLTEGRYKARFFLTRGRHVIDVQETEIAVQKVGLERFLYNLAHAQPLIYGIMSLIIAIAAGWGASAVFRYFRG; from the coding sequence ATGCGCGTGTGGCTGGGCCTTTTCGCGATGCTTGCGGTGCTTGCACTCCCGGTCGGGGCCGCGTCGGTCGGGTCCGAGACGGTCGTGGCCGGTATGAACCAGAACCGTATCGCGATCACGGCGAATTTCGACGGGTCCGAGATCCTGATCTTCGGCGCGGTGAAGCGCGAAGCGCCGGCACCGGATGACGCGGCGCTTGGCGTCATCATCACGGTGTCGGGCCCGTCCAAGCCGCTTGTCGTGCGCCGCAAGGAGAAGCGGTTTGGCATCTGGGTGAACGTCCACGCAGTCGAGATCGATCTCGCGCCGAGTTTCTATGCGGTCGCGACCTCGGCGCCATGGAACGAGGTTATCTCTGACATCGAGGATCTGCGCTACCGCATATCGGTCCCGCGCGCGATCCGGTCCGTCGGGGCGCCGATGGAGGTTCAGGACGCGATGGCCTTCACGAACGCGCTGATCCGGATCCGCAGGGCAAATGGCCTCTACACGCTGCAGGAAGGTGCCATCGACGTTTCGCAGGACACACTGTTCAACACCTCCATATCGCTGCCCGCTAATCTGACCGAAGGGAGGTACAAGGCGCGCTTCTTTCTGACCCGCGGGCGCCACGTGATCGATGTTCAAGAGACCGAGATCGCAGTGCAAAAGGTCGGACTGGAACGCTTTCTCTACAACCTCGCGCACGCTCAACCACTGATCTACGGGATCATGTCGCTGATCATCGCGATTGCCGCGGGCTGGGGCGCGTCTGCGGTGTTCCGCTACTTCCGGGGCTAG
- a CDS encoding sulfite exporter TauE/SafE family protein, with amino-acid sequence MQIYLPIAEVSVNAFLLLGLGGMVGVLSGMFGVGGGFLMTPLLFFIGIPPAVAVATEANQIVASSFSGVLAHLKRKTVDLRMGTVLLIGGLIGAALGVQVFNILRGMGQVDLLVKLCYVVFLGIIGSLMFVESLRAIRRSKVPGAVPVRRRHNWVHALPLKVKFRTSGLYISVIPPMLVGVFVGVLAAIMGVGGGFIMVPAMIYLLGMPTKVVIGTSLFQIIFVTAFTTLLHATTNFTVDMPLAVLLLVGGVVGAQVGAQIGTKLKAEQLRILLAMLVLAVCAKLGLDLLLRPSELYSIGGIGGHG; translated from the coding sequence ATGCAGATTTACCTGCCCATCGCCGAGGTTTCGGTCAACGCGTTCCTCCTGCTCGGCCTCGGCGGGATGGTGGGGGTTCTTTCAGGCATGTTCGGCGTGGGCGGCGGCTTTCTGATGACGCCGCTTCTGTTCTTCATCGGCATCCCGCCCGCCGTCGCCGTTGCGACCGAGGCGAACCAGATCGTCGCCTCTTCGTTCTCGGGCGTTCTGGCACATCTGAAGCGCAAGACGGTCGACCTCAGGATGGGCACCGTTCTTCTGATCGGCGGCCTGATCGGCGCCGCGCTGGGCGTCCAGGTGTTTAACATCCTGCGCGGGATGGGCCAGGTCGATCTTCTGGTCAAGCTCTGCTACGTCGTCTTTCTCGGCATCATCGGCTCGCTCATGTTCGTCGAAAGCCTGCGCGCGATCCGGCGTTCCAAAGTTCCGGGCGCGGTGCCGGTCCGGCGGCGCCACAACTGGGTTCACGCTCTGCCGCTCAAGGTGAAATTCCGGACCTCGGGGCTTTACATCTCCGTCATCCCGCCGATGCTCGTCGGGGTCTTCGTGGGCGTCCTCGCCGCCATCATGGGGGTGGGCGGCGGCTTCATCATGGTGCCGGCGATGATCTACCTGCTCGGCATGCCGACGAAGGTCGTGATCGGCACGTCGCTGTTCCAGATCATCTTCGTCACCGCATTCACGACGCTTCTGCACGCCACGACCAACTTCACCGTCGACATGCCGCTCGCTGTGCTTCTGCTGGTCGGCGGCGTCGTGGGCGCGCAGGTCGGCGCGCAGATCGGCACCAAGCTCAAGGCCGAGCAGCTTCGCATCCTTCTCGCGATGCTCGTGCTCGCCGTCTGCGCGAAGCTCGGGCTCGATCTGTTGCTTCGCCCCTCCGAGCTTTATTCGATCGGCGGGATCGGAGGTCATGGCTGA
- a CDS encoding CDP-alcohol phosphatidyltransferase family protein yields the protein MSPQVRALTVHLFTATGAVLSMLAMLAAAEGKWSLMFLWLVVALAVDAIDGPLARHYHVKTHWPTYDGVLLDLIIDYLTYVFIPAFALFQSGLLPGWTGWCAIIVITYASVIYFVDTRMKASDNSFAGFPACWNMVVIVLFAVEPNFYLMLAIIIGLAVSMFTNLKFIHPVRTERWRWLSLPVALAWGAFAARAAWVDFAPGELAHWGLVVTSVYLLLAGVAQQLIPERR from the coding sequence CGGGCGCCGTCTTGTCGATGCTCGCCATGCTCGCGGCGGCCGAAGGCAAATGGAGCCTGATGTTCCTCTGGCTCGTCGTCGCGCTGGCCGTGGATGCAATCGATGGGCCGCTCGCGCGGCACTACCATGTCAAGACGCACTGGCCGACCTATGACGGGGTGCTGCTGGACCTCATCATCGACTACCTCACCTATGTCTTCATTCCCGCCTTCGCGCTCTTCCAATCCGGTCTCCTGCCCGGCTGGACCGGCTGGTGCGCGATCATCGTCATCACCTATGCAAGCGTCATCTACTTCGTCGATACGCGGATGAAGGCCAGCGACAACTCCTTCGCGGGCTTTCCGGCCTGCTGGAACATGGTTGTAATCGTGCTTTTCGCGGTCGAGCCGAACTTCTACCTGATGCTCGCGATCATCATCGGGCTCGCCGTGTCGATGTTCACCAACCTTAAGTTCATCCATCCCGTGCGGACCGAGCGTTGGCGCTGGCTGTCGCTGCCCGTCGCTCTGGCTTGGGGCGCATTCGCGGCGCGCGCGGCGTGGGTCGATTTCGCGCCCGGTGAGCTTGCCCACTGGGGACTCGTGGTGACCTCCGTCTACCTGCTGCTGGCGGGCGTCGCGCAGCAGCTCATCCCCGAGCGGCGCTAG
- a CDS encoding ABC transporter permease gives MTRLPRWADVVLVPLISLLLAGVISALVILAIGQSPAEALRTMVQGAVGSAYGWGYTLYYATSFMFTGLAVTIAFHASLFNIGGEGQAQLGGLGVALVCLSLPWPHWTLALPAAMVGAALFGAAWAAIPAYLQARRGSHVVITTIMFNYIGAALIIYMLVNVLRPPGQMDPATARFPAGTKLPTLHEIPGLDLIFTTQVPANITFFVALVACWLVWLLMWRTRLGYAIRAFGRSEKAAVYAGISPFRVTMYAMLMSGGLAGMMAINNVMGEAERLLQNSSEGAGFIGIAVALMGRNHPVGVFLAALLFGFLFQGGAELGLWTSIPIELRTVVQGLVILFTGALDHMVRMLLGAFFRPRRLEVA, from the coding sequence ATGACCCGCCTGCCGAGATGGGCCGACGTGGTTCTCGTGCCGCTCATCAGCCTGCTTCTCGCGGGCGTCATCTCGGCCCTCGTGATCCTCGCCATCGGCCAGAGCCCTGCGGAGGCCTTGCGCACGATGGTGCAGGGCGCGGTGGGTTCCGCCTACGGCTGGGGCTACACGCTTTACTACGCGACGAGCTTCATGTTCACCGGGCTTGCCGTCACGATCGCCTTCCACGCCTCGCTCTTCAACATCGGCGGCGAGGGGCAGGCGCAGCTCGGGGGCTTGGGCGTGGCGCTCGTCTGCCTGTCGCTGCCCTGGCCGCACTGGACGCTGGCCTTGCCTGCGGCGATGGTGGGCGCGGCGCTTTTCGGGGCCGCTTGGGCCGCGATCCCGGCCTATCTTCAGGCTCGGCGCGGCAGCCACGTCGTGATCACCACGATCATGTTCAACTATATCGGCGCGGCGCTTATCATCTACATGCTCGTCAACGTGCTCAGGCCGCCAGGTCAGATGGACCCGGCCACGGCGCGGTTCCCGGCCGGTACTAAGCTGCCGACGCTGCATGAAATCCCGGGTCTCGACCTGATCTTCACGACACAGGTTCCAGCGAATATCACGTTCTTCGTCGCGCTTGTCGCCTGCTGGCTCGTCTGGCTTCTGATGTGGCGCACGCGGCTTGGCTACGCGATCCGGGCTTTCGGCCGGTCCGAAAAGGCGGCGGTCTATGCCGGCATCTCGCCATTCCGCGTGACGATGTACGCCATGCTCATGTCCGGCGGGCTGGCCGGCATGATGGCGATCAACAATGTCATGGGCGAGGCCGAGCGGCTTTTGCAGAACTCGTCCGAGGGGGCGGGCTTTATCGGCATCGCGGTGGCGCTGATGGGGCGTAACCATCCGGTCGGCGTGTTTCTCGCCGCGCTTCTCTTTGGTTTCCTGTTCCAGGGCGGTGCCGAGCTTGGCCTCTGGACGTCGATACCGATTGAGCTTCGCACCGTTGTCCAGGGTCTCGTAATCCTGTTCACCGGCGCGCTTGATCACATGGTGCGGATGCTGCTTGGCGCCTTCTTCCGGCCGCGCCGGCTGGAGGTGGCGTGA